A stretch of DNA from Plantibacter sp. Leaf314:
TAGATGACATGGCTCGCGCCCACGCGGGCGAGGATCTTGCCGTGCGACTGGGAGACGGCCTTGGCCCAGATCTGCGGGATCTTGAGGTCGACGAGGTTCGCGGTGATGAGCACGCTCGCCTCGATCGAGGAGCCGACGGCCACGACGGCGACCGAGAAGTCCTGGGCGCCGATCTGGCGGAGGGCCTCGATGTTCTTCGCGTCGGCCTGCACGGTGTGGGTGACCCGGTCGGACCACTTCTGCACGAGGTCCGAGTTGTCGTCGATCGCGAGCACCTCGCGGTCGAGTCGGTCGAGCTCGCCGGCGCAGGCGGCGCCGAACCGTCCGAGTCCGATGACGAGGACCGGGGCGTCGTGCTTGATGCGGTCAACCAACGATGGGCCTCTCTTCGGGTCGCTTGAACAGCTGGCCGCTCTGGCTCGCGGCCACGGCTGCAGCGAGTGTCACTGTACCAACGCGGCCGAGGAACATGGTGACCGCGAGCACGTACACCCCGGCGTCGGGGAGGTCCGACACGAGGCCGGTGCTGAGGCCCACGGTCGCGAACGCCGAGATGACGTCGAAGAGCACGTGGTCGAGCGGTGCCTTGGTCATCTGCAGGATGACGATGGTGGACAGGGCGACGATGGTGGCACCCCAGAGGACGACGCTGACCGCGACGCGGAGCACGTCCTGCGGGATCCGACGTCGGAAGACCTCGACCCCTTCGCGGCCCCTCGCCTCGGCGAACGCCGCCAGGAACAGGACGGCGAGGGTGGTCACCTTGATCCCGCCCGCGGTGGACGCGGAGCCGCCGCCGATGAACATGAGCATGTCGGCGACGAGCAGGGTGGAGCCGTTGAGATCACCGATGTCGACGGTCGAGAACCCGCCCGACCGCGTCATCGCGGACAGGAAGAACCCTTGGAAGATCGTGTCCCACAGGTTCCACTTGTTCCACGTCTCGGGGTTGTTGAACTCGAGCAGGATGAAGGCGAGCGCGCCCGCGAAGAACAGGATGATCGTGGTCACGAGGGTGAGCTTGACGTGCAGCGACCACCGGCTCGGGCGCCGGAAGTTGCGGCTCAACGCGTAGATGACCGGGAAGCCGATGCTGCCGAGGAAGACCCCGAGCATGAGGATGCTCAGGAACCAGTAGTCGTTCTCGAAGGCCGCGAGGCCCTCGGCGTTCGGCGTGAAGCCGGTGTTCGTGAACGCCATGGCGGCGTAGTAGACGCTGTTCCAGGCGGCGTCCCACGGGTTGATGCCGTCGAGCAGCATCCGCGGGAACAGGAGGACCGCGAGCGCCGCCTCGATCACGAGGGCGCTCACGGCGACGGTGACGAGGAGGTTGCCGATCTCGCCGAGGCGGACGGCCTGGCCCTCGGCGACCGGCCCGTGGTGCGACCGCAGCGGGTTGGTGTCGCTCGCGGCCATGAGCTTCTGGCGCAGGCCGAGTCGTCGGGCGATGACGAAGCCGAGGATCGAGGCGAGCGTCAGGACGCCGAGGGCTCCGATCTGGACGCCGATGAACACCAGGACGTGCCCGAACAGGGACCAGTGCGTGGCCATGTCGACGGTGGAGAGCCCGGTGACGCAGATGACCGAGACCGCGGTGAACAGGGCGTCGGCGATCGGGGTCACCTCACGGTCCGCGCTCGCGATGGGGAGCGAGAACAGCATCGTGAACACGAAGATCAGGAAGCTGAACACGAGGATGGCGAACCGGGAGGTGGACTTCGCCGCGAAGTCGCTGACGGCCTCCCTGACCCGTGCGAGTCCGTGCCGCACGATGATCTCGGGACGACGACCCATGGTATTGCCGCTCATCTGACCCCTCAACACCTCAGGACTGCGCCGGAGGCAATGGTACTCCGCGCGCTCGATCACTATCGTTGGAGCATGGCCGACATTTTCGACGTGATCGCTGACACCACCAGGCGGGACATCCTCGCACTGCTGCTCGAACGGCACGGCGGAGCGGGGACGAGTGTCTCCGAGATCGTCGCGCAGCTCGGCCTCAGCCAGCCCACCGTGTCGAAGCACCTGAAGGTCCTCCGCGAAGCGGAACTCGTCGAGGTCCGCGAGGAAGGCCAGCACCGCTACTACAGCTTGGACTACGCCCCCCTCGAGGACGTGGAGGACTGGCTCATCCCGTTCCTCAGCGTCGATTACGCGGACGACGACGTCGACTTCGCCGCCCTCTCGCTGCCGGAGCAGGCGAAGGCGGTCGCGGGCTCGGTCGGGAAGGTCGCGGCGGACGTCACGCACGCGGTCCAGTCGGTCACGAAGAAGCTGCGCCCGTAGGCCTGCCGGTTCCATACCGTTCACCCAGGGGATGTACAGGCGGTCGTCGTCCCTCTAGAGTTGCCATGCGGCGATCCGGACCTCGGACCGCCGTTCCAGAGTGTCGCCAGGCGTACCGGAGGGGTTCGATGACGCAGGATGCTGCAGACGTCCGCTTCCTCACCGTGGCCGAAGTCGCCGAGATGATGCGCGTGTCCAAGATGACCGTGTACCGACTCGTGCATTCGGGGGAGCTCCCCGCCATCCGGTTCGGGAAGTCGTTCCGGGTTCCGGAGACGGCTGTCGATGCGGTCAGGCAGCGTCCTGTCGCCGACGCCGGCTGAGCGGTCTCCCGCTCCTACCAGCCTGCAGGCGAACGACGTGTGAACGACGCGCGCCGCAATCGGCTAGACTGGTGACAAGACTTGTTCTCTTCGGTCGCGATCCCTGCGGCCAAGCCCCCCAATTCTGTGAGGTAAATCCGTGGGTTCTGTTATCAAGAAGCGCCGCAAGCGTATGGCGAAGAAGAAGCACCGCAAGCTGCTTCGCAAGACCCGTCACCAGCGCCGCAACAAGAAGTAGCGGGCCGCTCCGTCAGGAGCGCTCGTCGACATCGCGTCCACCGGAAGCGCCGGCCCCTGAGGGCATGGCGCTTTCTGGCGTTGGCGCGGCGATCGGGCAACGCTCGCGCTGAGGGCCACGACGCTCCTCCACAAGCGAGCCAGGCAGCGACCGGTCCACAGCACCCCGCGGCACGCGGCCCCTCGGCCCGAGATCGTCGGCGGTCGTTCGTACCGTCGTCCCATGACCCGTGAACTCCCGCCCATCGCCCGCCGCAACCGTCGCGAACCCGCCTATCGAGTGCCGTTCATCGTCGAGCGGGACGACGCCCCGCGCTACCGGCTGCGGAACGTCAGCGACGAAGCCGTCCACTGGGTCGTCCTCCGGATGATCGGGCCGGGGTTGCTCTCGCCGCTGCAGCCGTGTCGGTTGACGCCGGGCAGCGCGCTCGAGTTCGAGGTGCTCGGCAGCACGCTCGCGCGTGCGAGCAGCGTGCAGGTGTCCTGGTTCCGCCCCGGCGGTCCCCAGTACCTGTGGCCCATCACCTTCTGACGGGCTGCGCGAGGGTGAGGCCTCAGCGCTCCTGGTCCCGTCGTGCCGCGAGCAGGTCGCGCGCGGTCAGTTTGTGCGTCCGCCCCGGGTACATGTCCGCGTCGAGACCCGTCACGAACTGCGCCGGATCCAGGTCGAGGGCGGTGCTCAGGCGGACCAGGGTCTCGACGCTCGGGTGCACCTGCCCGCGCTCGATCTTGCCGATGTTCGTCCAGTGCATGCCGGCGAGCACGCCGAGGTCCTCGAGGGTCAGCTGGCGCTCGTTGCGAGCGGCGCGGAGTCGCTCGCCGAGGATGGTCGCGGCTTCAGAGTGTGCAGGCATCACTCAATGACAACGGACCTCGACCGGCCGAGGCCAGAGCGTCTGGACCCGATGCTTCCGGCACCAGTGCTGCTGTCACTCTTCGTTTCGTCCGGTCGCACCCGAGCATCGTCGCAGACACCCGTCGGAAAAGCGACAGGTGTCGTCGGAAGACCGCGCCCGGGCCGTGGGCCACCCCGTACAGTGGAAGGGTGTCCGCTCTCCATCTCACGCTCATCGGCAAACCCGGTTGTCACCTCTGCGACGATGCGCGTGCCGTGATCGACGAGGTCGTCGCCGGTCTTCCCGCCGACGCTCCGGCGATCGAGCGGGAGGAACTGTCGATCCTCGACGACCCGATCCTGCACGACCGCCACTGGGAGGAGATCCCCGTCGTCCTCATCGACGGCAAGGTCCACAACTATTGGCGCATCGATCCCGACCGCTTGCGGGCGGCCCTGCTCGCCGGCTGAGTCGTCGGCCCAGCCGCCACCGTCCCGACCCATTGGAGTCCCCGTGACCATCCGCCACATCGTCAGCTGGAAGCTGGCCGCCACCGACGAGACCGAGCGCGACGCCGCCTTCGCCACGATGCAGGCGGAGCTGGAAGGCCTCGCCGCGGTCATGCCGGACGACATCGAGAGCCTGCAGGTCGGGCGCAACATCGCGTACCCGGAGAGCAACTGGGACGTCGTCCTGGTCGGCGACTACCCGTCCCTCGAGGCGCTTGAGCGGTACCAGGTGCACCCGGAGCACGTCCGCGTGGTGCAGATCGTGCGTCAGCTCGTCGTCGAGCGCTCCGCCGTGGACTTCGAGCTCGCGCGCTCCTGAGTCGTCAGTGACGGACCCCCTCGACGGCCGTGCCGTCGAGGTCGTCGTCGCGCCGGATCACGGCCGAGTAGCCCGCCGACTCCATGAGTCCCGCCGTCCGCTCCGCTTGACGCGTGCTGGTCTCGACGACGAGGTGGGCGCCAGCGGGGAGCCACTCCGACGACGCCGCGATGAGTCGCCGCTGGACGTCGAGGCCGTCCGCGCCGCCGTCGAGCGCGATCACCGCCTCGTGGTCGCGAGCCTCCCTCGGCATCAGGGAGATCGAGGCGCTCGGGACGTACGGGGCGTTCGCGACCAGGACGTCGATGGACCCGCGGAGACGGTCCGGCAGGCCACCGAAGAGGTCGCCCGCCACCACGGTCCCGCCGAGTGGCGCCAGGTTGCGACGGGCGCTCCGCACCGCGACCGGGTCGATGTCCGACGCCCAGAGCTCGAGACGGCCCGGCCACTCCGCGAGCAGCGCAGCACCGACCGGGGCGACACCGCAGCAGAGTTCGACCACCGTCGCGCCCTCGTGCAGGTGCGCGGATGCGAGCTCCACCAGGAGACCCGTCCGCTGGCGCGGCACGAAGACCCCCTCGTCGACGACGAGCCGATGGCCTCGGAACGCCACCCAGCCGAGGAGCTGTTCGAGCGGCCGCCCGTCGACCCGGGCCCGGACCATCGCTGCGAGCTCTTGCGGATCCGTCGCCTCCGCGAGGAGGAGGGCCGCCTCTTCCTCGGCGAACACGCACCCCGCGTCGCGCAGGCGCCGGACGACGGCGTCGGTCGCTGCACCCATCACATCGCACCCCTCGATCAGATGATCGAGGTTACCCGGCCGGCGGTGTCCGAGCCACGGACGGGACCGCCGGACTCGTCGCGGCTGTGCTCAGAGCTGTTCGGCTGCCGCGAGCACGCCGGGCAGCCAGGCGAGCGCGACGTCCTTCTTGCGTTCGAAGCCACCGTCGTCGTGGAGCCCGAACTCGCCGAAGCGGGTGGCCCCGTTCTCCGTCAACAGGGCGTCGAGCAGGGAGCTGCCCTGGTTGTAGGTGTCCTCGTAGCTGCTGTCGCCGAGACCGAAGATGGCGTAGCGGATCCCGTCGAGGTCGGTACCCGACTCTTCGAGCGCCTCGTAGAAGATCTGGCCGGTCTCACCGAGGAGGCCGTCGCCGTACGTCGAGGTGATGAAGATGTGGATCTCGTCGGCCGAGAGCTCGTCGGGGGATACGTCGCCGAGGTCGACGACGCGCCACTCGTGCTGCGAGCCGATGGCCTTGCCGAGGTCGTTGGCGAGCCGTTCGGCGTTGCCGGACTCGGTTCCGTAGAGGATGACGATCTTCATGGGTGTCCTCTCTACGGGGCGAGGCGGGTCGGGCCGCGGAACAGGTAGGTCACCTCGCGGATCGAGGTCTCGTGCAGCATGAGCATCAGCACGCGGGCCAGGCCCATGCCGAAGCCGCCGTGCGCCGGGACGCCGTAGCGGAAGAAGTCGAGGTAGAACTCGAGCTCCTCGGGCTCGAGGCCCTTCTCCTTCGCCTGCTCGATGAGCACCTCGACGCGGTGCTCGCGCTGTGCACCCGTGGAGATCTCGACACCGTTGTAGATGAGGTCGTAGCTGTTGGTGAGCGAGCCGTCCTCGCTGTTGCGCATGTGGTAGAACGGCCGGATGCTCGAGGCGTAGTCGGTGAGGAAGACGAACTCGTGGCCGTAGGTCTCCTTGACGTAGGCCGCGATCTGGCGCTCGCCCTCGGGGTCCATGTCGTCGTCGGCACGGGGCACCTCGTAGCCGCGCTCGGCGACGATGCGCTTGGCCTCGGCCAGCGGGATGCGCGGGAACGGACGGGAGGGGACCTCGAGCTCGATGCCGAAGAGTTCCGCGATCTGCTCGCCGTGCTTGGCCTTGACGGCCGTGAAGCCGGCGACGAGGAGCTCCTCGTGCAGCGTCATGACGTCCTCGTGCGAGTCGATCCAGCTGATCTCGGCGTCGACGCTCGTGAACTCGGTCGCGTGACGGCTCGTGAACGAGGGGTCGGCGCGGAACGCGGGACCGACCTCGAACACCTTGCCGAAGCCGGCGGACTGCGCCATCTGCTTGAAGAACTGCGGTGACTGCGCGAGGTACGCCTTGCCCTCGAAGTAGTCGACCTCGAAGAGCTCGGCACGCGACTCGCTCGCGCTCGCCATGAGCTTCGGGGTGTGGATCTCGATGAAGTCGTTGTCGATCCAGTACTGACGCAACGCGTGCTCGAACGTGGTCTGGATGCGGAAGATGAGGGCCTGCTTCGGCTGGCGCAGGTCGAGGAAGCGCCAGTCGAGGCGCTTGTCGAGTGAGGAGTCCGCCGCGATCGGCGTCTCGGGGTTCGCCGCGGTGACGACGTCCAGGGTGGCCACCTTGACCTCGATGCCACCGAGCTTGACCCGCTCGTCGTGCTTGAGCTCGCCGGTGACGGTGATGAAGGAGCCGTGCGCGAGGGCTGAGATGGCCTCTGTGGTGGCGAGGCGCTCGGCGGAACCCTCGACCTCGGGGTCGAGCTCCCGGACGGCCGGGTTCACCAGCTGCACGGCGCCGCTCTCGTCCCGGAGGACGACGAACTGCACCTTCTTCTGGTCGCGGACGGTCTCGACCCATCCGGAGACGGTGACGGGACCGTCGGACAGGGCGGCCAGGTTCTTCACAACGACGCGTTCACTCACCCCGACAGCTTAGCCGTCGCTCGTCGTTCGGATCCGGACGGAGGTCACGGTGAATCCGCAGCTTGGGGAAACGTACACTTGGAGGGTGGTAGCCGACCAGATCCATCTCGTGCGTCACGGCGAGGTGTACAACCCTTCTCGTGTGCTCTACGGTCGACTCCCCGCGTTCCGGCTGTCAGAGCTCGGCGAGCGCATGGCTCAGGCCGCCGCCGACGACCTCGTGAGCCGCGACCGCCCGATCGGCGCCCTGTATGCGTCGCCGCTGCAGCGCACGCAGGAGTCCGCCGCCCCGGTCGCCGCCGCATTCGACCTCGCGATCGTCGCCGAGCCCCGGGTCATCGAGCCGTTCAACGAGTTCGAGGGCAAGCGGATGAGCCGTGCGCTCAAGAACCCGCTCAACTGGGCCAAGCTCCGCAACCCGTCCCGGCCGAGCTGGGGCGAGCCCTACGCGTCGATCGTGAACCGCATGACGGCCGCGATCGAGGACGCCTGGCGGGCGACACCGTCGGGCGATGTCGTCCTCGTCAGCCACCAGTTGCCGATCTGGATGATGCACAGCTCCGTGGTGGGTGCGCCGTACCGTCACGACCCCCGCCGACGCCGGTGCGCACTGTCGAGCATCACCTCCTTCGAACGCACCGAGCACGGCTTCCTGGAGGTCGGCTACGTCGACCCGGCAGCACGTCTCGCGTCCGGCGCCACCGATGTCGGTGCCGTCTGATGGCCCGCAGATCGAGGACGTTCGCCGTCGCCGCCGTGTTGGCCGTCGGGGCACTCCTGCTGACGGCCTGCGGCAGCGACCCGCTCGCGGACCAGTACCGCGAGGGCAGCAGCAAGGGGTACGTCGCGGGTGACGGAAGCGTGACCGAGGTCGCCGTCGAGGACCGCGGCGAGCCGATCACCTTCTCGGGCGTCGGCGAGGACGGCGAGCAGATCTCCTCCACGGACCACGCCGGCCAGGTCATCGTCGTGAACTTCTGGTACGCCGCTTGCGCGCCGTGCCGTGCCGAGGCGAAGGACCTCGAATCGTTGAACGCCGACTACACCGGCAAGGGCGCGACGTTCATCGGGGTCAACGTGCGCGACACGGCCGACACGGCGAAGGCCTTCAACGGCACCTTCGGCATCACCTACCCCTCCATCCTCGACGTCGACAGCGGCGAGGCGAAGCTCGCGTTCACCGGCAACGTGCCGCCGAACGCCGTGCCGACCACGATCGTCCTCGACGCCGAGGGTCGGGTCGCCGCGCGCATCCTCGGGCAGCTGCAGGACCGCACCATCCTCGACACCCTCATCCGCGACACGATCGCCGAGAGCTCCGCAGAGTGAGTCCGGGCGAGCTCGTCTACGGCGGCCAGCTCCTCGTGGCGATCCCGATCGCCATCGCGGCCGGTCTGCTGTCGTTCCTCTCGCCGTGCGTGCTCCCGCTCGTCCCCGGCTACCTCGGGTACGTCGGCGGCATGACGACGGTCGAGGAGGGGCGGTCCGCGGCCGGGCGCCGACGCGTCCTGCTCGGCGTCAGCCTCTTCATCCTCGGGTTCACCGTCGTGTTCGTGGCGATCGCCGCGTTCGTCGGCACCGTCGGCGCCTGGGTC
This window harbors:
- a CDS encoding TrkA family potassium uptake protein; the encoded protein is MVDRIKHDAPVLVIGLGRFGAACAGELDRLDREVLAIDDNSDLVQKWSDRVTHTVQADAKNIEALRQIGAQDFSVAVVAVGSSIEASVLITANLVDLKIPQIWAKAVSQSHGKILARVGASHVIYPEREAGERVAHLVSGRMLDFIQFDDDFALVKMYPPKPIRGLNLTESGVRTKYRITVVGVKSPGKPFTYATADTVVSNHDLIIVSGTSADIERFASLEG
- a CDS encoding TrkH family potassium uptake protein — encoded protein: MSGNTMGRRPEIIVRHGLARVREAVSDFAAKSTSRFAILVFSFLIFVFTMLFSLPIASADREVTPIADALFTAVSVICVTGLSTVDMATHWSLFGHVLVFIGVQIGALGVLTLASILGFVIARRLGLRQKLMAASDTNPLRSHHGPVAEGQAVRLGEIGNLLVTVAVSALVIEAALAVLLFPRMLLDGINPWDAAWNSVYYAAMAFTNTGFTPNAEGLAAFENDYWFLSILMLGVFLGSIGFPVIYALSRNFRRPSRWSLHVKLTLVTTIILFFAGALAFILLEFNNPETWNKWNLWDTIFQGFFLSAMTRSGGFSTVDIGDLNGSTLLVADMLMFIGGGSASTAGGIKVTTLAVLFLAAFAEARGREGVEVFRRRIPQDVLRVAVSVVLWGATIVALSTIVILQMTKAPLDHVLFDVISAFATVGLSTGLVSDLPDAGVYVLAVTMFLGRVGTVTLAAAVAASQSGQLFKRPEERPIVG
- a CDS encoding helix-turn-helix transcriptional regulator, translated to MADIFDVIADTTRRDILALLLERHGGAGTSVSEIVAQLGLSQPTVSKHLKVLREAELVEVREEGQHRYYSLDYAPLEDVEDWLIPFLSVDYADDDVDFAALSLPEQAKAVAGSVGKVAADVTHAVQSVTKKLRP
- a CDS encoding helix-turn-helix domain-containing protein → MTQDAADVRFLTVAEVAEMMRVSKMTVYRLVHSGELPAIRFGKSFRVPETAVDAVRQRPVADAG
- a CDS encoding 30S ribosomal protein bS22; the encoded protein is MGSVIKKRRKRMAKKKHRKLLRKTRHQRRNKK
- a CDS encoding helix-turn-helix domain-containing protein; its protein translation is MPAHSEAATILGERLRAARNERQLTLEDLGVLAGMHWTNIGKIERGQVHPSVETLVRLSTALDLDPAQFVTGLDADMYPGRTHKLTARDLLAARRDQER
- a CDS encoding glutaredoxin family protein; translated protein: MSALHLTLIGKPGCHLCDDARAVIDEVVAGLPADAPAIEREELSILDDPILHDRHWEEIPVVLIDGKVHNYWRIDPDRLRAALLAG
- a CDS encoding Dabb family protein, producing MTIRHIVSWKLAATDETERDAAFATMQAELEGLAAVMPDDIESLQVGRNIAYPESNWDVVLVGDYPSLEALERYQVHPEHVRVVQIVRQLVVERSAVDFELARS
- a CDS encoding putative protein N(5)-glutamine methyltransferase; translated protein: MGAATDAVVRRLRDAGCVFAEEEAALLLAEATDPQELAAMVRARVDGRPLEQLLGWVAFRGHRLVVDEGVFVPRQRTGLLVELASAHLHEGATVVELCCGVAPVGAALLAEWPGRLELWASDIDPVAVRSARRNLAPLGGTVVAGDLFGGLPDRLRGSIDVLVANAPYVPSASISLMPREARDHEAVIALDGGADGLDVQRRLIAASSEWLPAGAHLVVETSTRQAERTAGLMESAGYSAVIRRDDDLDGTAVEGVRH
- a CDS encoding flavodoxin domain-containing protein codes for the protein MKIVILYGTESGNAERLANDLGKAIGSQHEWRVVDLGDVSPDELSADEIHIFITSTYGDGLLGETGQIFYEALEESGTDLDGIRYAIFGLGDSSYEDTYNQGSSLLDALLTENGATRFGEFGLHDDGGFERKKDVALAWLPGVLAAAEQL
- the aspS gene encoding aspartate--tRNA(Asn) ligase, with protein sequence MSERVVVKNLAALSDGPVTVSGWVETVRDQKKVQFVVLRDESGAVQLVNPAVRELDPEVEGSAERLATTEAISALAHGSFITVTGELKHDERVKLGGIEVKVATLDVVTAANPETPIAADSSLDKRLDWRFLDLRQPKQALIFRIQTTFEHALRQYWIDNDFIEIHTPKLMASASESRAELFEVDYFEGKAYLAQSPQFFKQMAQSAGFGKVFEVGPAFRADPSFTSRHATEFTSVDAEISWIDSHEDVMTLHEELLVAGFTAVKAKHGEQIAELFGIELEVPSRPFPRIPLAEAKRIVAERGYEVPRADDDMDPEGERQIAAYVKETYGHEFVFLTDYASSIRPFYHMRNSEDGSLTNSYDLIYNGVEISTGAQREHRVEVLIEQAKEKGLEPEELEFYLDFFRYGVPAHGGFGMGLARVLMLMLHETSIREVTYLFRGPTRLAP
- a CDS encoding histidine phosphatase family protein, translating into MVADQIHLVRHGEVYNPSRVLYGRLPAFRLSELGERMAQAAADDLVSRDRPIGALYASPLQRTQESAAPVAAAFDLAIVAEPRVIEPFNEFEGKRMSRALKNPLNWAKLRNPSRPSWGEPYASIVNRMTAAIEDAWRATPSGDVVLVSHQLPIWMMHSSVVGAPYRHDPRRRRCALSSITSFERTEHGFLEVGYVDPAARLASGATDVGAV
- a CDS encoding TlpA disulfide reductase family protein: MARRSRTFAVAAVLAVGALLLTACGSDPLADQYREGSSKGYVAGDGSVTEVAVEDRGEPITFSGVGEDGEQISSTDHAGQVIVVNFWYAACAPCRAEAKDLESLNADYTGKGATFIGVNVRDTADTAKAFNGTFGITYPSILDVDSGEAKLAFTGNVPPNAVPTTIVLDAEGRVAARILGQLQDRTILDTLIRDTIAESSAE